From Desmodus rotundus isolate HL8 chromosome 10, HLdesRot8A.1, whole genome shotgun sequence, one genomic window encodes:
- the CAMSAP3 gene encoding calmodulin-regulated spectrin-associated protein 3 isoform X4, with product MVEAAPPGPGPLRRTFLVPEIKSLDQYDFSRAKAAASLAWVLRAAFGGAEHVPSELWEPFYTDQYAQEHVKPPVTRLLLSAELYCRAWRQALPQLETPPSPSALLALLARRGTVPALPERPVQEADLRHQPILMGAHLAVIDALMVAFALEWTKTPPGPLALASLEHKLLFWVDTTIRRLQEKTEQEAAQRASPAAAADGVAPAQPSCPTRWYWKLVPHAIAFCLKESGSKPPMIRYRKDRTVARCAPCFPNVTGLQDLASGAALAATIHCYCPQLLRLEEVCLKDPMSVADSLYNLQLVQDFCASRLPRGCPLSLEDLLYVPPPLKTNLVVLLAEMFVCFEVLRPDFVQGKGLPDGHAASPQATEASTPQNSSGSSSPVFNFRHPLLSPGGPQAPLRGSTGSLKSSPSMSHMEALSKAWNRQLSRPLSQAVSFSTPFGLDSDVDVVMGDPVLLRSVSSDSLGPPRPMPALSPAHQPPEPGDLPTIEEALQIIHSAEPRLLPDGAADGSFYLHSPEGPSKPPLASSYPPSKAPIYLPHLEGPSKLSPCLAGEVLKLPAQSEGSPKVVAASPAASNSEVKMTSFAERKKQLVKAEAEAGVGSPGSTPTASEALSSEMTELGARLEEKRRAIEAQKRRIEAIFAKHRQRLGKSAFLQVQPREAGGEAEAEPAPEPVPGGERPLGEGQGEPAPRPKAVTFSPELGPVPPEGLGDYNRAVSKLSAALSSLQRDMQRLTDQQQRLLAPSEAPGPTPPPAAWVIPVPTTNPKAAPTSPARRAPAARRSPGPGPSPAPRSPKHTRPAELRLAPLTRVLTPPHDVDSLPHLRKFSPSQVPVQTRSSILLAEGPPREEPMARPGLIEIPLGSLEEPSAENEGDGSPPGADDSLEEEDEDKPEGEMAQKRASLLERQQRRAEEVQRRKQWQEAEKEQRREEAARLAQEELAPGPLAPTARAPAEEEVGPRRGEFTRLEYERRAQLKLMDDLDKVLRPRASGTGGPGRGGRRAPRPRSGCCDDSALARSPARGLLGSRLSKVYSQSTLSLSTVANEAPNHLGVKRPTSRAPSPSGLMSPSRLPGSRERDWEDGSNASSPASVPEYTGPRLYKEPSAKSNKFIIHNALSHCCLAGKVNEPQKNRVLEEIEKSKANHFLILFRDSSCQFRALYTLSGETEELSRLAGYGPRTVTPAMVEGIYKYNSDRKRFTQIPAKTMSMSVDAFTIQGHLWQSKKPTTPKKGSSTPK from the exons AGCATGTGCCCTCGGAGCTGTGGGAGCCCTTCTACACCGACCAGTATGCGCAGGAGCACGTGAAGCCCCCGGTGACGCGGTTGCTGCTCTCGGCTGAGCTGTACTGCCGGGCCTGGAGGCAGGCGCTGCCACAGCTCGAGACGCCCCCCAGCCCCTCCGCACTGCTGGCCCTGCTGGCACGGAGGGGCACGGTGCCCGCACTGCCTGAACGCCCTGTGCAGGAGGCTGACCTGCGACACCAGCCTATCCTCATG GGAGCCCACCTAGCGGTCATCGACGCCCTCATGGTAGCCTTCGCCTTAGAATGGACAAAGACGCCGCCCGGCCCTTTGGCCCTGGCCAGCTTGGAGCATAAGCTGCTTTTCTGGGTGGACACG ACGATCCGGCGGCTGCAGGAGAAGACGGAGCAGGAAGCAGCCCAAAGAGCATCTCCCGCAGCCGCTGCAGACGGGGTGGCCCCAGCGCAGCCCTCG TGCCCCACCCGCTGGTACTGGAAGCTGGTTCCT cacGCAATTGCCTTCTGTTTGAAGGAGTCGGGGAGCAAACCCCCCATG ATCCGATACCGCAAGGACCGTACTGTGGCCAGATGTGCCCCCTGCTTTCCCAACGTGACTGGCCTTCAGGACCTGGCCAGTGGGGCTGCACTGGCTGCCACAATCCACTGCTATTGTCCCCAGCTGCTGCGACTTGAGG AGGTGTGCCTCAAGGACCCCATGTCTGTGGCGGACAGCCTGTACAACCTGCAGCTGGTGCAGGATTTCTGCGCCTCCCGCCTTCCTCGCGGCTGCCCGCTGTCCCTTGAGGACCTGCTTTACGTGCCGCCGCCCCTGAAG ACCAACCTGGTGGTGCTGCTGGCCGAGATGTTCGTGTGCTTCGAAGTGCTGAGACCCGACTTCGTGCAGGGCAAGGGCCTGCCCGACGGCCACG CCGCCTCCCCCCAGGCCACAGAGGCCTCCACACCTCAGAACAGCAGTGGCAGTAG TTCTCCTGTCTTCAACTTCCGTCACCCACTCCTGTCGCCCGGCGGCCCCCAGGCCCCACTCCGAGGATCcacag gCTCACTGAAGTCCTCCCCATCCATGTCCCACATGGAGGCCCTCAGCAAGGCCTGGAACCGGCAGCTCAG CCGCCCCCTTTCCCAGGCTGTGTCATTCAGCACCCCCTTTGGCCTGGACAGCGACGTGGATGTCGTCATGGGAGACCCTGTCTTACTCCGCTCTGTTAGCTCGGACAGCCTGGGCCCCCCGCGCCCCATGCCTGCACTGAGCCCTGCCCACCAACCACCAGAGCCTGGTGACCTGCCTACCATCGAGGAGGCCCTGCAGATCATCCACAGTGCCGAGCCCCGGCTGCTCCCAGACGGGGCTGCCGACGGCAGCTTCTACCTCCACTCACCTGAGGGGCCCTCCAAACCCCCGCTGGCCTCCTCCTACCCACCCAGCAAAGCACCTATCTACTTGCCTCACCTTGAGGGCCCCTCAAAACTGTCTCCCTGCCTGGCAGGGGAGGTACTGAAACTGCCAGCCCAATCTGAGGGCTCCCCGAAGGTGGTGGCTGCCTCACCCGCTGCCAGCAACTCTGAAGTGAAGATGACCAGCTTTGCTGAACGCAAGAAGCAGCTGGTGAAGGccgaggcagaggctggagtggggTCCCCAGGGTCTACCCCAACGGCATCAGAGGCCCTGAGCTCAGAGATGACTGAGCTTGGAGCCCGGCTAGAGGAGAAACGGCGGGCCATAGAGGCTCAGAAGCGGCGGATAGAGGCCATCTTTGCCAAGCACCGCCAGCGACTGGGCAAGAGCGCTTTCCTGCAGGTGCAGCCACgggaggctggaggggaggcGGAGGCGGAGCCGGCCCCTGAGCCAGTCCCTGGTGGGGAGCGGCCGTTGGGCGAGGGCCAGGGTGAGCCAGCCCCACGGCCCAAGGCAGTGACCTTCTCACCGGAGTTGGGCCCGGTGCCTCCTGAGGGCCTAGGGGACTACAACCGGGCGGTCAGCAAGCTGAGTGCTGCGCTCAGCTCACTGCAGCGGGACATGCAGAGGCTCACGGACCAGCAGCAGAGGCTCCTGGCCCCGTCTGAAGCTCCcgggcccaccccacctcctgctgCGTGGGTCATCCCCGTCCCCACGACGAACCCCAAAGCTGCACCCACCAGCCCTGCACGGCGCGCCCCAGCTGCCCGGCGCAGCCCCGGGCCAGGTCCCAGCCCAGCACCCCGCAGCCCGAAGCACACACGGCCGGCGGAGCTGCGACTGGCACCCCTGACGAGGGTGCTCACACCTCCCCACGATGTAGACAGCCTGCCCCACCTGCGTAAGTTCTCGCCGAGCCAGGTGCCCGTGCAGACACGCTCCTCCATCCTCCTGGCCGAGGGGCCACCACGCGAGGAGCCCATGGCCAGGCCGGGCCTCATCGAGATCCCACTGGGCAGCCTGGAGGAGCCCTCGGCTGAGAACGAGGGAGACGGGAGCCCCCCTGGTGCTGACGATTCTTTAGAGGAAGAG GATGAAGACAAGCCCGAGGGTGAGATGGCCCAAAAGCGGGCCAGCTTGCTGGAGCGGCAGCAGCGGCGGGCAGAGGAGGTGCAGCGGCGCAAACAGTGGCAGGAGGCTGAGAAAGAGCAGCGGAGGGAGGAGGCTGCACG GCTGGCCCAAGAGGAgctggccccaggtcccctggcccccactgccagggccccagctgaAGAAGAGGTGGGCCCTCGGCGGGGAGAGTTCACACGGCTCGAGTATGAACGCCGGGCCCAGCTGAAGCTGATGGATGACCTGGACAAGGTGCTGCGGCCGCGGGCCTCGGGGACCGGAGGGCCTGGCCGGGGTGGACGGAGGGCCCCTAGGCCGCGTTCTGGTTGCTGTGACGACTCAGCCCTGGCTCGAAGCCCAGCCCGTGGCCTGCTTG GTTCCCGGCTCAGCAAGGTCTACTCCCAGTCCACCCTCTCGCTGTCGACCGTGGCCAACGAGGCCCCAAATCACCTTGGTGTGAAGAGACCCACGTCTCG ggcTCCATCCCCGTCAGGCCTCATGTCCCCGAGCCGCCTGCCTGGTAGCCGTGAGCGGGACTGGGAGGACGGCAGCAACGCCTCCTCCCCTGCTTCAGTGCCCGAGTACACAG GCCCCCGGCTGTACAAGGAGCCCAGCGCCAAGTCCAACAAGTTCATCATCCACAATGCCCTGTCACACTGCTGCCTGGCGGGCAAGGTGAACGAGCCGCAGAAGAACCGCGTGCTCGAG gaAATCGAGAAGAGCAAGGCCAACCACTTCCTGATCCTCTTCCGGGACTCCAGCTGCCAGTTCCGGGCCCTCTACACCCTGTCGGGGGAGACGGAGGAGCTGTCTCGGCTGGCGGGTTACGGCCCCCGCACGGTCACTCCCGCCATGGTCGAGGGCATCTACAAGTACAACTCAGACCGCAAGCGCTTCACCCAGATCCCCGCCAAGACCATGTCCATGAGCGTGGATGCCTTCACCATCCAGGGACACCTCTGGCAGAGCAAGAAGCCCACCACCCCCAAGAAGGGGAGCAGTACCCCCAAATag
- the CAMSAP3 gene encoding calmodulin-regulated spectrin-associated protein 3 isoform X1, whose translation MVEAAPPGPGPLRRTFLVPEIKSLDQYDFSRAKAAASLAWVLRAAFGGAEHVPSELWEPFYTDQYAQEHVKPPVTRLLLSAELYCRAWRQALPQLETPPSPSALLALLARRGTVPALPERPVQEADLRHQPILMGAHLAVIDALMVAFALEWTKTPPGPLALASLEHKLLFWVDTTIRRLQEKTEQEAAQRASPAAAADGVAPAQPSCPTRWYWKLVPHAIAFCLKESGSKPPMIRYRKDRTVARCAPCFPNVTGLQDLASGAALAATIHCYCPQLLRLEEVCLKDPMSVADSLYNLQLVQDFCASRLPRGCPLSLEDLLYVPPPLKTNLVVLLAEMFVCFEVLRPDFVQGKGLPDGHAASPQATEASTPQNSSGSSSPVFNFRHPLLSPGGPQAPLRGSTGSLKSSPSMSHMEALSKAWNRQLSRPLSQAVSFSTPFGLDSDVDVVMGDPVLLRSVSSDSLGPPRPMPALSPAHQPPEPGDLPTIEEALQIIHSAEPRLLPDGAADGSFYLHSPEGPSKPPLASSYPPSKAPIYLPHLEGPSKLSPCLAGEVLKLPAQSEGSPKVVAASPAASNSEVKMTSFAERKKQLVKAEAEAGVGSPGSTPTASEALSSEMTELGARLEEKRRAIEAQKRRIEAIFAKHRQRLGKSAFLQVQPREAGGEAEAEPAPEPVPGGERPLGEGQGEPAPRPKAVTFSPELGPVPPEGLGDYNRAVSKLSAALSSLQRDMQRLTDQQQRLLAPSEAPGPTPPPAAWVIPVPTTNPKAAPTSPARRAPAARRSPGPGPSPAPRSPKHTRPAELRLAPLTRVLTPPHDVDSLPHLRKFSPSQVPVQTRSSILLAEGPPREEPMARPGLIEIPLGSLEEPSAENEGDGSPPGADDSLEEEVSSEGVPRAGLGFFYKDEDKPEGEMAQKRASLLERQQRRAEEVQRRKQWQEAEKEQRREEAARLAQEELAPGPLAPTARAPAEEEVGPRRGEFTRLEYERRAQLKLMDDLDKVLRPRASGTGGPGRGGRRAPRPRSGCCDDSALARSPARGLLGSRLSKVYSQSTLSLSTVANEAPNHLGVKRPTSRAPSPSGLMSPSRLPGSRERDWEDGSNASSPASVPEYTGPRLYKEPSAKSNKFIIHNALSHCCLAGKVNEPQKNRVLEEIEKSKANHFLILFRDSSCQFRALYTLSGETEELSRLAGYGPRTVTPAMVEGIYKYNSDRKRFTQIPAKTMSMSVDAFTIQGHLWQSKKPTTPKKGSSTPK comes from the exons AGCATGTGCCCTCGGAGCTGTGGGAGCCCTTCTACACCGACCAGTATGCGCAGGAGCACGTGAAGCCCCCGGTGACGCGGTTGCTGCTCTCGGCTGAGCTGTACTGCCGGGCCTGGAGGCAGGCGCTGCCACAGCTCGAGACGCCCCCCAGCCCCTCCGCACTGCTGGCCCTGCTGGCACGGAGGGGCACGGTGCCCGCACTGCCTGAACGCCCTGTGCAGGAGGCTGACCTGCGACACCAGCCTATCCTCATG GGAGCCCACCTAGCGGTCATCGACGCCCTCATGGTAGCCTTCGCCTTAGAATGGACAAAGACGCCGCCCGGCCCTTTGGCCCTGGCCAGCTTGGAGCATAAGCTGCTTTTCTGGGTGGACACG ACGATCCGGCGGCTGCAGGAGAAGACGGAGCAGGAAGCAGCCCAAAGAGCATCTCCCGCAGCCGCTGCAGACGGGGTGGCCCCAGCGCAGCCCTCG TGCCCCACCCGCTGGTACTGGAAGCTGGTTCCT cacGCAATTGCCTTCTGTTTGAAGGAGTCGGGGAGCAAACCCCCCATG ATCCGATACCGCAAGGACCGTACTGTGGCCAGATGTGCCCCCTGCTTTCCCAACGTGACTGGCCTTCAGGACCTGGCCAGTGGGGCTGCACTGGCTGCCACAATCCACTGCTATTGTCCCCAGCTGCTGCGACTTGAGG AGGTGTGCCTCAAGGACCCCATGTCTGTGGCGGACAGCCTGTACAACCTGCAGCTGGTGCAGGATTTCTGCGCCTCCCGCCTTCCTCGCGGCTGCCCGCTGTCCCTTGAGGACCTGCTTTACGTGCCGCCGCCCCTGAAG ACCAACCTGGTGGTGCTGCTGGCCGAGATGTTCGTGTGCTTCGAAGTGCTGAGACCCGACTTCGTGCAGGGCAAGGGCCTGCCCGACGGCCACG CCGCCTCCCCCCAGGCCACAGAGGCCTCCACACCTCAGAACAGCAGTGGCAGTAG TTCTCCTGTCTTCAACTTCCGTCACCCACTCCTGTCGCCCGGCGGCCCCCAGGCCCCACTCCGAGGATCcacag gCTCACTGAAGTCCTCCCCATCCATGTCCCACATGGAGGCCCTCAGCAAGGCCTGGAACCGGCAGCTCAG CCGCCCCCTTTCCCAGGCTGTGTCATTCAGCACCCCCTTTGGCCTGGACAGCGACGTGGATGTCGTCATGGGAGACCCTGTCTTACTCCGCTCTGTTAGCTCGGACAGCCTGGGCCCCCCGCGCCCCATGCCTGCACTGAGCCCTGCCCACCAACCACCAGAGCCTGGTGACCTGCCTACCATCGAGGAGGCCCTGCAGATCATCCACAGTGCCGAGCCCCGGCTGCTCCCAGACGGGGCTGCCGACGGCAGCTTCTACCTCCACTCACCTGAGGGGCCCTCCAAACCCCCGCTGGCCTCCTCCTACCCACCCAGCAAAGCACCTATCTACTTGCCTCACCTTGAGGGCCCCTCAAAACTGTCTCCCTGCCTGGCAGGGGAGGTACTGAAACTGCCAGCCCAATCTGAGGGCTCCCCGAAGGTGGTGGCTGCCTCACCCGCTGCCAGCAACTCTGAAGTGAAGATGACCAGCTTTGCTGAACGCAAGAAGCAGCTGGTGAAGGccgaggcagaggctggagtggggTCCCCAGGGTCTACCCCAACGGCATCAGAGGCCCTGAGCTCAGAGATGACTGAGCTTGGAGCCCGGCTAGAGGAGAAACGGCGGGCCATAGAGGCTCAGAAGCGGCGGATAGAGGCCATCTTTGCCAAGCACCGCCAGCGACTGGGCAAGAGCGCTTTCCTGCAGGTGCAGCCACgggaggctggaggggaggcGGAGGCGGAGCCGGCCCCTGAGCCAGTCCCTGGTGGGGAGCGGCCGTTGGGCGAGGGCCAGGGTGAGCCAGCCCCACGGCCCAAGGCAGTGACCTTCTCACCGGAGTTGGGCCCGGTGCCTCCTGAGGGCCTAGGGGACTACAACCGGGCGGTCAGCAAGCTGAGTGCTGCGCTCAGCTCACTGCAGCGGGACATGCAGAGGCTCACGGACCAGCAGCAGAGGCTCCTGGCCCCGTCTGAAGCTCCcgggcccaccccacctcctgctgCGTGGGTCATCCCCGTCCCCACGACGAACCCCAAAGCTGCACCCACCAGCCCTGCACGGCGCGCCCCAGCTGCCCGGCGCAGCCCCGGGCCAGGTCCCAGCCCAGCACCCCGCAGCCCGAAGCACACACGGCCGGCGGAGCTGCGACTGGCACCCCTGACGAGGGTGCTCACACCTCCCCACGATGTAGACAGCCTGCCCCACCTGCGTAAGTTCTCGCCGAGCCAGGTGCCCGTGCAGACACGCTCCTCCATCCTCCTGGCCGAGGGGCCACCACGCGAGGAGCCCATGGCCAGGCCGGGCCTCATCGAGATCCCACTGGGCAGCCTGGAGGAGCCCTCGGCTGAGAACGAGGGAGACGGGAGCCCCCCTGGTGCTGACGATTCTTTAGAGGAAGAGGTATCTTCAGAGGGAGTTCCCCGCGCCGGGTTGGGCTTCTTCTATAAG GATGAAGACAAGCCCGAGGGTGAGATGGCCCAAAAGCGGGCCAGCTTGCTGGAGCGGCAGCAGCGGCGGGCAGAGGAGGTGCAGCGGCGCAAACAGTGGCAGGAGGCTGAGAAAGAGCAGCGGAGGGAGGAGGCTGCACG GCTGGCCCAAGAGGAgctggccccaggtcccctggcccccactgccagggccccagctgaAGAAGAGGTGGGCCCTCGGCGGGGAGAGTTCACACGGCTCGAGTATGAACGCCGGGCCCAGCTGAAGCTGATGGATGACCTGGACAAGGTGCTGCGGCCGCGGGCCTCGGGGACCGGAGGGCCTGGCCGGGGTGGACGGAGGGCCCCTAGGCCGCGTTCTGGTTGCTGTGACGACTCAGCCCTGGCTCGAAGCCCAGCCCGTGGCCTGCTTG GTTCCCGGCTCAGCAAGGTCTACTCCCAGTCCACCCTCTCGCTGTCGACCGTGGCCAACGAGGCCCCAAATCACCTTGGTGTGAAGAGACCCACGTCTCG ggcTCCATCCCCGTCAGGCCTCATGTCCCCGAGCCGCCTGCCTGGTAGCCGTGAGCGGGACTGGGAGGACGGCAGCAACGCCTCCTCCCCTGCTTCAGTGCCCGAGTACACAG GCCCCCGGCTGTACAAGGAGCCCAGCGCCAAGTCCAACAAGTTCATCATCCACAATGCCCTGTCACACTGCTGCCTGGCGGGCAAGGTGAACGAGCCGCAGAAGAACCGCGTGCTCGAG gaAATCGAGAAGAGCAAGGCCAACCACTTCCTGATCCTCTTCCGGGACTCCAGCTGCCAGTTCCGGGCCCTCTACACCCTGTCGGGGGAGACGGAGGAGCTGTCTCGGCTGGCGGGTTACGGCCCCCGCACGGTCACTCCCGCCATGGTCGAGGGCATCTACAAGTACAACTCAGACCGCAAGCGCTTCACCCAGATCCCCGCCAAGACCATGTCCATGAGCGTGGATGCCTTCACCATCCAGGGACACCTCTGGCAGAGCAAGAAGCCCACCACCCCCAAGAAGGGGAGCAGTACCCCCAAATag